A stretch of Cucumis sativus cultivar 9930 chromosome 2, Cucumber_9930_V3, whole genome shotgun sequence DNA encodes these proteins:
- the LOC101214664 gene encoding polyol transporter 5, whose protein sequence is MATDPKTTAPSVVHQTHKILPDFDPPKKNKRNKFSLACATLASMTSVLLGYDIGVMSGAAMFIKEDFRLSDTKIEILVGILNLYSLIGSAAAGRTSDWIGRRYTMVVAAVIFFAGALLMGFATSYSFLMFGRFVAGVGVGYALMIAPVYTAEVSPASSRGFLTSFPEVFINAGILLGYVSNYGFSKVSDPVKMGWRYMLGIGAIPSVFLALIVLIMPESPRWLVLQGRLGEAKKVLDRTSDSKEEALIRLADIKQAAGIPEECNDDIVSVAKKSTHGEGVWKELLIHPTAAVRHILIAGVGIHFFQQASGIDAVVLYSPRIFEKAGITSANQKLLATVAVGFVKTIFILVATFLLDRIGRRPLLLTSVLGMIISLGTLGLALTVINQTDKKLMWAVVLCISMVLTYVASFSIGMGPITWVYSSEIFPLKLRAQGTSMGVAVNRVTSGVISMSFLSLSKAITTGGAFFLFAAIAIVAWFFFYTALPETQGKTLEEMETLFGHIRCKSAAASAGTEKDNGSGGVQLAPTSNGQTS, encoded by the exons ATGGCTACTGACCCAAAAACAACAGCTCCCTCTGTTGTTCATCAAACCCACAAAATTCTCCCTGATTTCGACCCTCCCAAGAAGAACAAGAGAAACAAATTCTCTCTTGCTTGCGCTACTTTAGCTTCCATGACCTCTGTTCTTCTCGGCTATg ATATCGGCGTTATGAGCGGCGCTGCCATGTTCATCAAAGAAGACTTTAGACTCTCCGACACCAAAATCGAAATCCTCGTTGGAATCCTCAACCTCTACTCCCTCATCGGCTCCGCCGCCGCTGGCCGTACTTCTGACTGGATCGGTCGCCGTTACACCATGGTCGTTGCTGCTGTCATCTTCTTCGCCGGCGCTCTTCTCATGGGTTTCGCTACTAGCTATTCTTTTCTAATGTTCGGCCGTTTCGTGGCTGGTGTCGGCGTTGGTTATGCTTTAATGATTGCTCCAGTTTATACGGCGGAGGTTTCCCCTGCTTCTTCCCGGGGATTTCTCACTTCCTTCCCTGAAGTATTCATCAATGCTGGAATTTTACTCGGTTATGTCTCAAACTACGGCTTCTCCAAAGTCTCAGATCCAGTTAAAATGGGTTGGCGATACATGCTCGGAATCGGCGCTATCCCTTCTGTTTTCCTCGCTCTTATTGTTCTAATCATGCCGGAATCCCCCCGATGGCTTGTACTCCAAGGACGTCTCGGCGAAGCCAAGAAAGTCCTCGACAGAACGTCTGATTCCAAAGAGGAAGCACTAATCCGTCTGGCCGACATCAAACAAGCCGCCGGAATCCCAGAAGAATGCAACGACGACATAGTTTCCGTGGCAAAAAAATCCACACACGGCGAAGGTGTATGGAAAGAACTCCTGATCCACCCCACCGCCGCCGTCCGTCACATCTTAATAGCCGGAGTAGGAATACACTTCTTCCAACAAGCCTCCGGAATAGACGCGGTGGTATTATACAGCCCAAGAATCTTCGAGAAAGCCGGAATCACATCGGCGAATCAGAAACTACTAGCGACGGTGGCGGTAGGATTTGTGAAGACAATATTCATATTGGTAGCCACGTTTTTGTTAGACAGAATCGGACGGCGGCCGTTGCTTCTGACAAGTGTTTTGGGGATGATAATTTCATTAGGGACCCTTGGATTGGCATTAACAGTGATTAATCAAACGGATAAGAAATTGATGTGGGCAGTTGTGTTGTGCATATCCATGGTATTAACATACGTCGCGTCGTTCTCTATTGGCATGGGACCCATCACGTGGGTTTATAGTTCGGAGATTTTTCCTTTGAAGCTACGCGCTCAAGGCACCAGTATGGGAGTGGCTGTGAATCGAGTGACCAGTGGTGTAATTTCCATGTCCTTTTTGTCCTTATCTAAGGCTATTACCACCGGCGGCGCCTTCTTCTTATTCGCCGCCATCGCTATCGTTgcttggtttttcttttacaccGCTTTGCCCGAGACCCAAGGCAAGACGCTGGAGGAGATGGAGACGCTTTTTGGTCATATTCGGTGCAAGTCCGCCGCCGCATCTGCCGGAACGGAGAAGGACAATGGTAGTGGTGGGGTTCAGTTGGCGCCGACGTCCAACGGTCAGACTTCTTAA